One stretch of Candidatus Bathyarchaeia archaeon DNA includes these proteins:
- a CDS encoding M64 family metallopeptidase gives MTTSDGYIIGTTKVVDHGPASLRYNLVFLGDGYSASEMTKYHNDVRDAIDGIYATAPFNELWCGINVYRVDVVSTDSGIDDPASCSDGSVGSGASVHTYFDATTCGDGTVRRLVTINNASAFAVASAQVPQFHMVFVIVNTSLGGGSGGAVAKFTASSGIECAIHEMGHTAFKLADEYPYYQGCNSGELGHDHYSGGEPTAANVTKDSNATNKWDDLIATTTPTPTTTNADCTKCDTQGNPVAPDTVGTFEGAYYNHCGIFRPQYNCKMRNLGVPFCAVCERAIRQTLAPFQPAEYITLLTPSISFTDIPEGIGGTGITTFRAIVFEIVNYTPKTLNILSGPTSGFGTPFGTSIVVPPPKTTPVNKAQIWLSYTSTTAGATSSGTVTVQCAETGQTWVININANTVSRPKAAVVLVLDRSGSMIEDAGDGVIKVEKLREAANLFVDAMLEDDSIGIVRFNQAADLLMPVTQAGPEMTGAGRSTAIGHIASSELDPNGTTSIGAGVVTSKQALDASQAGASTPFDVLAQLVLTDGKENTSPYLSQISSSITANTFAIGLGNPENISTAALNALTQGHNGYLLITGTLTSDQEALLKKYFLQILAGITSANVILDPHGNLDPGVEHRIPFNVIESDNGIDVFLLSPVAPIIDFQLETPNGKLVTPSMVGGSSPVKFVSKNNFSYYRIVLPAIHSDPKGSHNGTWKAIIKLDQNKLRSTDVDSSLKKAVRKGHLPYDLIAHCYSNLFFAVKVQQKNFALDTDVWVFASLKEYGVPVEKRAKVWAEVTLPDGSQLELNLEEYAPGQFQGRLRTTLSGLYKLRVRTMGETLYGSQFWREQTLTAAAYFGGDSKPDGQRDNEQRLCKLFRCLIDNEAIDDKMIKQLQRLGFDFKKATKCFEGYCNDSNPIAEDSETKKEAAFKKKVKK, from the coding sequence ATGACCACATCTGACGGATACATAATTGGCACAACAAAGGTTGTGGACCATGGACCAGCGTCGCTACGCTACAATTTAGTGTTTTTGGGTGATGGCTATAGCGCATCAGAGATGACCAAATACCATAATGACGTCCGAGACGCCATTGACGGAATCTACGCAACAGCGCCATTCAATGAACTTTGGTGCGGAATAAACGTCTACCGCGTTGACGTAGTCTCAACAGATAGCGGAATTGACGACCCCGCAAGTTGCAGCGACGGCAGCGTAGGTTCAGGAGCAAGTGTACACACATATTTCGACGCAACAACCTGTGGGGATGGAACAGTTCGTAGATTAGTGACAATAAATAACGCCTCTGCATTTGCAGTAGCAAGTGCACAAGTTCCCCAATTCCATATGGTGTTTGTTATAGTCAATACGTCATTAGGTGGCGGTTCTGGAGGAGCAGTTGCTAAATTCACAGCAAGTTCAGGAATTGAATGCGCAATTCATGAAATGGGGCATACCGCGTTTAAACTTGCAGATGAATATCCATACTATCAGGGATGTAATTCAGGTGAACTGGGGCATGATCACTATTCTGGAGGGGAACCAACCGCAGCAAATGTCACGAAGGACAGTAATGCAACAAACAAATGGGATGATTTGATTGCAACAACGACACCAACCCCTACAACTACAAATGCAGACTGCACAAAATGCGATACGCAAGGAAACCCCGTAGCCCCAGATACCGTTGGAACTTTTGAAGGCGCATATTATAATCACTGCGGAATTTTCCGCCCCCAATATAACTGTAAGATGCGGAATCTGGGCGTACCCTTCTGCGCTGTCTGTGAACGGGCCATACGACAAACCTTAGCGCCTTTTCAGCCAGCCGAATACATAACACTTTTAACCCCAAGCATCTCCTTCACAGATATTCCTGAAGGCATCGGCGGAACAGGCATTACAACCTTTCGAGCAATAGTTTTTGAGATTGTCAATTATACCCCAAAAACACTAAATATCCTTTCAGGTCCAACAAGCGGCTTTGGCACACCTTTTGGGACATCCATTGTTGTCCCTCCACCGAAAACCACACCCGTCAACAAGGCTCAAATCTGGCTTTCTTATACCTCCACCACCGCAGGCGCAACAAGTTCAGGCACCGTTACAGTTCAATGTGCAGAAACGGGACAAACGTGGGTCATCAACATAAACGCGAATACAGTTTCTCGACCAAAAGCAGCGGTTGTACTGGTCTTAGACCGTTCGGGCAGCATGATTGAAGACGCAGGCGATGGAGTAATTAAAGTAGAAAAATTAAGAGAAGCCGCAAACCTCTTCGTAGATGCCATGTTGGAAGACGACTCCATAGGAATTGTCCGCTTCAATCAAGCCGCTGACCTTCTTATGCCGGTCACACAAGCGGGACCAGAAATGACCGGCGCGGGGCGCTCAACAGCAATAGGGCACATAGCAAGCTCCGAGTTGGACCCAAACGGAACAACTTCCATTGGAGCGGGAGTTGTTACCTCAAAACAGGCTCTTGACGCAAGCCAAGCGGGCGCCTCAACGCCTTTTGATGTTCTCGCACAACTAGTTCTCACGGACGGCAAAGAAAACACGTCACCTTACCTATCACAAATAAGTTCCAGTATAACAGCAAACACTTTTGCGATTGGTCTTGGAAATCCCGAAAACATCAGCACTGCTGCTTTGAATGCTTTGACGCAGGGACACAATGGATATTTGCTTATAACAGGAACTTTGACGTCGGATCAGGAGGCGCTGCTTAAAAAGTACTTCCTTCAAATTCTCGCGGGCATCACAAGCGCTAACGTAATCTTGGATCCCCATGGAAATCTTGACCCTGGCGTAGAACATCGTATACCCTTCAACGTAATTGAATCCGATAACGGTATAGATGTTTTCCTGCTGTCCCCTGTTGCTCCAATTATTGATTTCCAGCTTGAAACACCCAACGGAAAACTCGTTACCCCTTCAATGGTCGGCGGGTCCTCACCTGTTAAATTCGTAAGCAAAAACAATTTCAGTTACTACCGAATCGTACTGCCTGCAATACACAGTGACCCCAAAGGCAGCCACAACGGCACATGGAAGGCAATAATCAAGCTTGACCAAAACAAGTTACGTTCTACCGACGTAGATTCTTCTCTGAAAAAAGCAGTCCGTAAAGGGCACTTGCCCTACGATTTAATTGCTCATTGCTATTCAAACCTGTTCTTCGCAGTCAAGGTTCAACAAAAAAACTTTGCGCTGGACACGGATGTTTGGGTTTTTGCGAGCTTGAAAGAATATGGCGTGCCAGTTGAGAAGCGTGCGAAGGTTTGGGCAGAAGTAACATTACCCGATGGAAGTCAGCTGGAACTTAATTTGGAGGAGTATGCACCAGGTCAATTTCAAGGTCGCTTGAGAACTACGTTGTCTGGGCTTTACAAGTTGCGCGTTAGAACAATGGGCGAGACATTGTACGGGTCTCAGTTTTGGCGTGAACAAACCTTGACTGCTGCAGCATATTTTGGCGGTGACTCAAAGCCAGACGGTCAACGGGATAATGAACAGAGGTTATGTAAACTGTTTAGGTGTTTGATTGACAACGAAGCCATAGATGACAAAATGATTAAACAACTGCAACGGTTGGGATTTGATTTCAAGAAAGCAACCAAGTGTTTCGAAGGATACTGTAATGACAGTAATCCAATAGCGGAAGACTCAGAGACAAAGAAAGAAGCGGCGTTTAAGAAAAAAGTGAAAAAGTAG
- a CDS encoding glycosyltransferase family 4 protein — MRIGFFVWEYPPALVGGLGTYAEYVTQEYVDIGHDVSVFTLNPGNLKTREILRGVEVHRPLIADASNVFPFFVTDDLKKWGTNIKLFSDIFTYNILSATKFINGLIKKEKYDFDVVCVHDWLSSIAGLVVKNETNIPVVFHAHSTEWGRSSSQGSEVVSHFESAMAQNADRIITVSYAMQRDLIQHGWPQNKISMVWNGVDTKRYDPRLYPKEEVQSIRKLYGIPDDWNMVLYVGRLTWVKGVRNILQAMPTVLKEFPKTKLVILGKGEEQRDIVETAERLNIKNNVVYRFDFVPESERILHYAAADMCVFPSTYEPFGIVSLEAMSMEKPVVVGARGVVGFREQVITSGPDQCGLHINGEDPADIAWGIKETLRNPENARVWGENGRKRVLEFFTWRKVADETLKIYESMRP; from the coding sequence TTGAGAATTGGGTTTTTCGTTTGGGAGTATCCGCCAGCGCTCGTTGGCGGTTTAGGAACTTACGCAGAATACGTAACGCAAGAATACGTTGACATTGGACACGACGTTTCCGTTTTTACCCTCAACCCCGGCAACCTGAAAACCCGCGAAATCCTGCGCGGCGTCGAAGTTCACCGCCCCTTAATTGCCGACGCCAGCAACGTTTTTCCCTTCTTCGTAACTGACGACCTCAAAAAATGGGGCACCAACATCAAACTTTTCAGTGACATCTTCACCTATAACATCCTTAGCGCCACCAAATTCATCAATGGACTAATCAAGAAAGAAAAATACGACTTTGACGTCGTCTGCGTTCATGACTGGCTCAGCAGCATCGCCGGCTTGGTTGTGAAAAACGAAACAAACATCCCTGTAGTTTTTCATGCCCACAGCACGGAGTGGGGCAGAAGCAGTAGTCAAGGCTCCGAAGTGGTCAGCCACTTTGAAAGCGCCATGGCACAAAACGCCGACCGCATAATCACCGTCAGCTACGCAATGCAACGCGACCTTATTCAGCACGGGTGGCCGCAAAACAAAATCAGCATGGTCTGGAACGGCGTGGACACCAAACGTTACGACCCCCGCCTATACCCCAAAGAAGAAGTGCAAAGCATTCGAAAGCTGTACGGCATTCCTGATGACTGGAATATGGTTCTTTACGTGGGCAGATTGACCTGGGTGAAGGGCGTGCGCAACATTTTGCAAGCCATGCCAACGGTGCTTAAAGAATTCCCCAAAACTAAGCTGGTGATTCTGGGCAAGGGTGAAGAGCAACGAGACATCGTGGAAACTGCTGAACGCCTTAACATCAAAAACAACGTGGTGTACCGCTTTGACTTTGTTCCTGAAAGCGAACGCATCTTGCATTATGCGGCGGCAGACATGTGCGTTTTTCCCTCAACCTACGAACCCTTTGGTATTGTCAGCCTCGAAGCCATGTCCATGGAGAAACCCGTCGTTGTGGGTGCCCGCGGCGTGGTGGGTTTTCGCGAGCAGGTTATTACTTCAGGACCCGACCAGTGTGGCTTACACATAAATGGCGAGGACCCCGCCGACATTGCTTGGGGCATCAAAGAAACCCTGCGTAACCCCGAAAATGCCCGTGTTTGGGGTGAAAATGGGCGCAAACGGGTTTTGGAGTTTTTCACTTGGCGCAAAGTCGCTGACGAAACCCTCAAAATCTATGAGTCAATGCGTCCCTAA
- a CDS encoding ATP-dependent 6-phosphofructokinase — protein sequence MKTIGVVTTGGDAPGMNAAIRAVTRIGAQKGVQVLGFERGWEGVITNSFRHLTPRSVGGIVQLGGTMLHTARCPEFKTIEGMQKATHTLSLNHVEGLVVIGGDGSFRGALDLSKHCDTLMAGIPATIDNDVYGTEETIGFDTAVNTAVAEIDKIRDTAISHERIFIVEVMGRERGFLALTVGITVGAEVILVPESHCELSMVVDTLLENSRKGKKAGIVVAAEGCGRVSQLAHEIETQTGSEVRLSILGYAQRGGSPTARSRLLASVFAEKAVNLLCEGQGNQAVGLQNGKVGSMPLEEACSKTKQLDANLLKLADMLAT from the coding sequence ATGAAAACCATTGGCGTAGTAACCACAGGTGGAGACGCACCCGGAATGAACGCCGCCATCCGAGCCGTCACCCGAATTGGTGCTCAAAAAGGCGTACAGGTGTTGGGGTTTGAACGCGGCTGGGAAGGCGTAATCACCAACAGTTTCAGACATTTAACGCCCCGCTCTGTAGGCGGAATCGTCCAGCTAGGCGGAACCATGCTACACACGGCGCGTTGCCCCGAATTCAAAACCATAGAAGGCATGCAAAAAGCAACGCACACATTAAGCCTTAATCATGTGGAGGGACTAGTGGTTATAGGCGGCGACGGCTCTTTTCGAGGCGCGCTTGACTTAAGCAAACACTGCGACACGCTAATGGCAGGAATCCCCGCCACCATAGACAACGATGTTTACGGAACCGAAGAAACCATCGGATTTGACACAGCGGTAAACACGGCGGTTGCCGAAATTGACAAAATCCGAGACACAGCCATCAGTCATGAACGCATCTTCATCGTGGAAGTCATGGGCAGAGAAAGAGGCTTCTTGGCGTTGACAGTTGGGATTACGGTGGGCGCTGAGGTCATTCTTGTTCCTGAAAGCCACTGTGAGTTATCCATGGTTGTGGATACCCTTCTCGAGAATAGTCGTAAAGGCAAAAAAGCAGGCATAGTCGTCGCGGCGGAAGGCTGCGGGAGAGTTAGTCAACTTGCCCACGAAATCGAGACGCAAACAGGCTCCGAGGTCCGCCTGAGCATTCTGGGCTATGCCCAAAGAGGAGGCAGCCCAACCGCGCGCAGCAGACTTTTGGCAAGTGTTTTTGCTGAAAAAGCCGTCAACCTGCTCTGTGAGGGGCAAGGCAACCAAGCGGTGGGACTGCAAAATGGAAAAGTGGGCAGCATGCCCCTTGAGGAAGCCTGCAGCAAAACCAAACAGCTAGACGCTAATCTGCTCAAACTCGCTGACATGCTCGCAACATAA
- the cutA gene encoding divalent-cation tolerance protein CutA translates to MENQYIVVLVTAASKQEAETLAQTLLEEKLIACANIVWPVSSHFRWEGKVEQAEEFLVLMKSRLDLFEALSERILVLHSYEVPEVLALPIIAGSADYLSWLGQSLKR, encoded by the coding sequence GTGGAGAACCAGTACATCGTTGTGCTTGTGACGGCGGCAAGTAAACAGGAAGCAGAAACCCTTGCCCAAACGCTGCTTGAAGAGAAACTGATTGCCTGCGCAAACATTGTATGGCCAGTTTCGTCTCATTTCCGTTGGGAGGGGAAGGTGGAGCAAGCGGAGGAGTTTTTGGTTTTGATGAAGTCGCGGCTGGACTTGTTTGAGGCTTTGTCGGAGAGGATTTTGGTGCTGCATAGTTATGAGGTTCCTGAGGTGCTGGCGTTGCCTATTATTGCTGGTTCGGCAGATTATTTGAGTTGGTTGGGGCAATCGTTGAAGCGGTGA
- the trpE gene encoding anthranilate synthase component I, with the protein MNHRRTTKWGIVFGDQTPTTTIQTTSNLVNPLSFKKIPFKKSPLDIFNQLYKHYPHAYLLESIEGPKKLAQFSFLGFDPQLTIQIKNGTATTRNPQTGHETKQETTNPLQVIKQALAGRTTANKDFRFAGGAVGYISYDAIRYWEKLPTSTVDDLNFPDVEMGVFDDGIVFDHKQKRAYYYYYGKNRLQEVEELLSQTTEPPELSVSPPNVNVSKDCYEKAVETAKQYVTQGDIFQVVLSKRFDMRFKGDLTAFYRALRAINPSPYMYFYKAEDRQIVGSSPEMLARVENRTVETFPIAGTRPITADVAENRRLSRELLADPKECAEHVMLVDLARNDVGRVSKFGSVRVPQFMQVQRYSHVQHIVSRVIGDLTDEYDCYDALRAVFPAGTVSGAPKVRAMEIIEELEPTRRGPYAGAVGYFSYNGNMDFAITIRTLFAEKDRAFVQAGAGIVADSVPEREWFETEHKAGAPMKALQACEGGSTQ; encoded by the coding sequence GTGAACCATAGGAGAACAACAAAATGGGGTATCGTCTTTGGCGACCAAACGCCAACCACAACAATACAAACAACCAGTAACTTAGTCAACCCTCTAAGCTTCAAAAAAATCCCCTTCAAAAAATCCCCCCTCGACATTTTCAACCAACTCTACAAACACTACCCACACGCGTACCTGCTCGAATCCATCGAAGGACCCAAAAAACTCGCACAATTCTCATTCCTCGGATTTGACCCTCAACTCACCATCCAAATAAAAAACGGAACCGCCACCACCCGCAACCCCCAAACCGGACACGAAACCAAACAAGAAACCACCAACCCACTGCAAGTCATCAAACAGGCACTCGCAGGCAGAACAACCGCCAACAAGGACTTCCGCTTCGCAGGGGGCGCCGTGGGCTACATCAGCTACGACGCCATCCGCTACTGGGAAAAACTACCTACCTCCACCGTTGACGACTTGAATTTCCCCGACGTGGAGATGGGCGTCTTTGACGACGGTATTGTCTTTGACCACAAACAGAAACGTGCCTACTACTATTACTATGGCAAAAACCGGTTGCAAGAGGTTGAAGAACTGCTTAGCCAGACCACAGAACCGCCAGAACTCAGTGTTAGCCCGCCCAACGTAAACGTCTCCAAAGACTGCTACGAGAAAGCCGTCGAAACCGCCAAACAATATGTAACCCAAGGTGACATTTTCCAAGTCGTTCTTAGCAAACGTTTCGACATGCGCTTTAAAGGTGACCTCACCGCTTTCTACCGGGCATTACGCGCCATTAACCCTTCACCTTACATGTACTTCTACAAAGCCGAAGACCGGCAAATTGTGGGTTCCAGCCCCGAAATGCTGGCGCGTGTCGAAAACCGCACCGTCGAAACCTTCCCCATCGCTGGCACCCGCCCCATCACAGCCGACGTAGCTGAAAACAGGCGACTATCACGCGAACTTTTGGCTGACCCCAAAGAATGCGCCGAACACGTGATGCTGGTGGATTTAGCCCGCAACGACGTAGGCAGGGTCTCCAAATTTGGCAGCGTTCGTGTGCCCCAATTCATGCAGGTGCAACGCTACAGTCACGTGCAGCACATTGTTTCGCGAGTGATCGGCGACCTTACAGATGAATATGACTGCTATGACGCCCTGCGCGCAGTTTTCCCCGCAGGCACTGTTTCGGGGGCACCTAAAGTTCGCGCCATGGAAATTATTGAGGAGCTTGAGCCCACGCGTCGAGGACCTTACGCGGGTGCTGTGGGTTACTTCAGTTACAACGGCAACATGGATTTTGCCATAACCATCCGAACCCTCTTTGCCGAAAAGGACCGCGCGTTTGTGCAGGCAGGCGCAGGCATCGTGGCGGACTCTGTTCCTGAGCGTGAGTGGTTTGAAACCGAACATAAAGCTGGCGCGCCCATGAAGGCACTGCAGGCATGCGAAGGAGGCAGCACCCAATGA
- a CDS encoding aminodeoxychorismate/anthranilate synthase component II, translating to MKVLVIDNYDSFVYNLVQYVGELGTEVVVYRNDQVTLTQVKALKPDRIVISPGPGNPEDEHYFGVCKAVLQQVSPTVPTLGVCLGHQGIVATFGGKVVSAKRLMHGKTSVIKHDGKGLFRGVENPFTATRYHSLAGEQDTIPDCLEVTAVAVDDGEVMGVRHKQYPIEGVQFHPESILCEDGKLIIKNFLEGNAP from the coding sequence ATGAAGGTCCTAGTTATTGACAACTATGATTCATTTGTCTACAACCTCGTACAGTACGTGGGAGAACTCGGAACCGAAGTTGTTGTTTACCGCAACGACCAAGTTACCCTCACTCAAGTGAAGGCACTCAAACCCGACCGCATAGTCATCTCCCCAGGACCAGGCAACCCCGAGGATGAGCATTACTTTGGCGTCTGCAAAGCAGTACTGCAACAAGTCAGCCCAACCGTACCCACCTTGGGCGTGTGCTTGGGGCATCAAGGCATCGTCGCAACTTTCGGCGGCAAAGTCGTCTCCGCCAAACGCCTCATGCACGGAAAAACCAGCGTCATAAAACACGACGGCAAAGGACTCTTCCGCGGCGTCGAGAACCCGTTCACAGCGACGCGGTACCACTCGCTGGCAGGGGAGCAGGACACCATCCCCGACTGCCTCGAAGTAACAGCGGTTGCAGTGGATGACGGTGAAGTCATGGGCGTTCGACACAAACAGTACCCCATCGAGGGAGTTCAGTTCCATCCTGAATCCATCCTTTGCGAAGACGGCAAACTCATAATCAAAAACTTTCTTGAGGGCAACGCGCCATGA
- the trpD gene encoding anthranilate phosphoribosyltransferase has protein sequence MIVQTIRALIEGNNLNPQDARSAMEEIMTGQATNAQIAAFLTALRMKGETVEELVAFAQVMRDNCTRISPKVGGRLVDTCGTGGDKLKTFNVSTAAAFVAAGAGVFVAKHGNRAVTSKSGSADVLERLGVNLALEPQGVKAVIEQVGIGFMFAPAFHPAMKYAVAPRRELGIRTVFNVLGPLTNPASADVQVLGVYSAELAEPLALALKGLGCSEAMVVHGVDGLDEISTVGKTTIAQLKDGTVTTRHVSPQDLGLPQATLSDLLGATPQENAEYLFKILYGQQLKGDPKTDIVLANSAAALVVGGKADDLLGGVEVAREVVESGAAYNKLKALVKGSGGDSAKLEELEQRYA, from the coding sequence ATGATTGTGCAAACAATACGAGCCCTCATCGAAGGCAATAACCTGAACCCGCAAGACGCGCGCTCAGCCATGGAGGAAATCATGACTGGACAAGCCACCAACGCCCAAATCGCCGCGTTTTTAACAGCGCTACGCATGAAAGGCGAAACCGTTGAGGAGTTGGTGGCGTTTGCGCAGGTTATGCGGGATAACTGCACCCGAATCTCACCCAAAGTGGGGGGTCGTCTTGTGGACACATGTGGCACAGGCGGAGACAAACTCAAAACCTTCAACGTAAGCACAGCAGCCGCGTTTGTGGCTGCAGGCGCAGGCGTTTTCGTAGCTAAACATGGGAACCGCGCGGTGACCAGTAAAAGCGGAAGCGCCGACGTGCTTGAACGCCTCGGCGTTAACTTGGCTTTGGAGCCTCAGGGTGTCAAGGCAGTCATTGAGCAGGTGGGAATTGGCTTTATGTTTGCGCCTGCGTTTCATCCCGCCATGAAGTATGCAGTGGCGCCCCGACGGGAACTGGGCATACGCACCGTCTTTAACGTGTTGGGACCGCTAACTAACCCTGCCTCGGCTGATGTGCAAGTGCTTGGTGTTTACTCCGCAGAACTTGCCGAGCCGCTGGCTCTCGCGCTCAAGGGATTGGGCTGCAGTGAAGCCATGGTAGTGCACGGCGTGGACGGCTTAGACGAGATATCCACAGTCGGCAAAACCACAATAGCCCAACTCAAAGACGGCACCGTAACCACCCGCCACGTGTCCCCCCAAGACTTAGGCTTACCGCAGGCTACGCTCTCGGATTTGCTGGGCGCAACACCACAAGAAAATGCAGAATATCTTTTCAAAATCTTGTATGGGCAACAGTTGAAGGGTGACCCGAAAACCGACATCGTGCTTGCCAACAGCGCCGCGGCGTTGGTTGTGGGCGGAAAAGCAGACGACCTGCTTGGAGGCGTCGAGGTAGCGCGTGAAGTAGTTGAAAGCGGAGCCGCCTACAATAAGCTCAAGGCGCTGGTCAAGGGGTCGGGCGGTGATTCCGCAAAACTTGAGGAGTTGGAGCAGAGGTATGCCTGA
- a CDS encoding indole-3-glycerol-phosphate synthase → MPDFLDVLAKDAQAIVAEGYYQSLPCVEQVQVSMREAILNAKTAVITEVKGASPSKGTIRQNFQSAAVAQAMMRGGAVGISVLTEPKHFNGSLENLRLVRGAVELPVLMKDIVVNPIQLEAAAKLGANVVLLIQAVFDRGYCGFELPEMIAKAHSNNLEVLLETHNQHEFCRAVQSNADLVGVNNRNLGTLQVDLAVTKNVLANCPHNGKVVVSESGVNTAADLRFLRECGAQAFLVGSSVMQASDVEAKVKELVTA, encoded by the coding sequence ATGCCTGACTTTCTTGATGTTCTTGCCAAAGACGCGCAAGCAATCGTGGCAGAAGGCTACTACCAGAGCCTTCCCTGTGTGGAGCAGGTCCAGGTAAGCATGCGTGAGGCGATTCTAAACGCTAAAACGGCTGTTATTACCGAAGTTAAAGGCGCCTCGCCCTCTAAAGGCACCATCCGCCAAAACTTCCAATCCGCAGCGGTCGCCCAAGCCATGATGCGGGGCGGTGCAGTGGGCATCTCGGTTTTAACTGAACCCAAACACTTCAACGGCTCCCTGGAAAACCTCAGGCTGGTCCGCGGCGCAGTGGAGTTGCCTGTGCTCATGAAAGACATCGTCGTCAATCCTATACAGTTGGAGGCAGCCGCAAAACTTGGCGCTAACGTTGTCCTGCTCATCCAAGCGGTGTTTGACCGGGGTTACTGTGGCTTCGAACTGCCCGAAATGATTGCGAAGGCACATTCGAACAACCTCGAAGTGCTCCTGGAAACCCATAATCAGCACGAATTCTGCCGCGCCGTGCAATCCAACGCAGACCTTGTGGGTGTCAACAACCGAAACCTTGGAACCCTGCAAGTTGACCTCGCTGTTACCAAGAACGTGCTGGCGAACTGCCCCCACAACGGCAAAGTCGTCGTGAGTGAGAGCGGAGTCAACACGGCAGCTGACCTGCGTTTTCTGCGCGAATGCGGCGCACAGGCATTTCTTGTTGGCTCCTCTGTGATGCAGGCTTCTGATGTTGAAGCAAAAGTCAAGGAGCTCGTGACTGCCTAA
- the trpB gene encoding tryptophan synthase subunit beta — MEIEKPKLSSYPVDGKYGKYGGRFVPEVLMQAVNELEAAYTQAQSDSKFKEELNYYLREYAGRPTPLYFAQNLTRKVGGAKIYLKREDLAHGGAHKINNTLGQALLAKRMGKTRVIAETGAGQHGVATAMAAAVLGLKAEIYMGTEDMERQRLNVFRMRLLGAEVHPVDAGSKTMKEAINEAFRDWVTNLENTHYLIGSVVGPHPYPMMVRDFQRVIGEELKAEFQKKVGHLPDALVACVGGGSNAAGTFFPFEDNPEVKLFGVEAAGQGIETGKHAASLGAGSEGVFHGMLTYVLQDDEGQIQITHSVSAGLDYPGVGPEHSFLNMLRRAEYVSVTDKEAVEAFLALSQTEGIIPALESSHALAYTMKLAAQMKSTQTVVVTLSGRGDKDVESVAKFMGAKI; from the coding sequence ATGGAAATTGAAAAACCAAAACTGAGCAGCTACCCCGTCGATGGCAAATACGGCAAGTACGGCGGACGCTTTGTTCCCGAAGTGCTCATGCAAGCCGTCAACGAATTGGAAGCTGCCTACACTCAAGCCCAATCGGACAGCAAGTTCAAGGAAGAACTCAATTATTACTTACGCGAGTATGCAGGTCGACCTACCCCGCTCTATTTCGCTCAGAATCTTACTCGTAAGGTGGGTGGCGCCAAAATCTACCTCAAACGTGAAGACCTTGCCCATGGAGGCGCCCACAAAATCAACAACACACTGGGGCAGGCACTACTTGCTAAGCGGATGGGTAAAACCCGCGTGATTGCTGAGACAGGGGCGGGGCAGCATGGGGTGGCGACGGCGATGGCTGCGGCAGTGTTAGGGTTGAAGGCGGAGATTTACATGGGCACCGAAGACATGGAACGCCAACGGCTCAACGTTTTCCGCATGCGATTGCTTGGCGCAGAAGTGCATCCTGTGGATGCGGGCAGCAAAACCATGAAGGAAGCCATAAACGAAGCTTTCCGCGACTGGGTAACCAACCTTGAAAACACCCATTACCTTATCGGCTCGGTTGTTGGTCCGCATCCGTACCCGATGATGGTGCGCGACTTCCAACGCGTCATAGGCGAAGAACTCAAAGCTGAGTTCCAGAAAAAAGTGGGGCACCTTCCCGACGCCTTGGTTGCATGCGTGGGTGGTGGAAGCAACGCAGCGGGCACGTTCTTCCCCTTCGAAGACAACCCTGAAGTGAAGCTTTTCGGGGTAGAGGCCGCGGGTCAAGGCATCGAGACAGGTAAACATGCCGCCTCCCTGGGCGCAGGCTCTGAAGGCGTCTTTCACGGCATGCTAACTTATGTCCTTCAGGACGACGAGGGACAAATCCAGATAACCCACAGCGTCTCTGCAGGTTTAGATTATCCCGGTGTGGGTCCTGAACACTCGTTTTTGAACATGCTGCGGCGGGCAGAATATGTTTCGGTCACTGACAAAGAAGCAGTTGAAGCATTCCTCGCGCTGTCCCAGACTGAGGGCATCATACCCGCGTTGGAGTCCTCACATGCTTTAGCATACACCATGAAGCTGGCGGCGCAAATGAAGTCGACGCAAACCGTTGTGGTGACACTGTCGGGACGCGGCGACAAAGACGTGGAATCAGTCGCGAAATTTATGGGGGCAAAAATATGA